A DNA window from Sulfitobacter sp. BSw21498 contains the following coding sequences:
- the hemC gene encoding hydroxymethylbilane synthase, with protein MTVNLPTPENPLRIGTRGSPLAMAQAYETRARLAAAFEIPQAAFEIVVIKVTGDVIQDRPLKDIGGKGLFTREIEDDLLAGKIDIAVHSMKDMPTVQPGGLLLDTYLPREDPRDAFVAPTLSALDQLAQGAVVGTSSLRRRAQLLHQRPDLRVVEFRGNVQTRLKKLADGVAECTFLAVAGLNRLGMQHVPATPINDTLMLPAVAQGAIGIERRAGDIDTEAMLAAIHDTPTGQRLAAERAFLLTLDGSCETPIAGLATLDGDTLHLRGEVLRPDGSEALSGERSGPISEGGLMGVDLAQDLLAQAGPGFFDWHTKR; from the coding sequence ATGACTGTGAACCTGCCCACCCCCGAAAACCCTTTGCGCATCGGTACCCGCGGCTCGCCTTTGGCGATGGCCCAGGCCTATGAAACCCGCGCTCGTCTGGCTGCCGCTTTCGAAATCCCGCAAGCGGCTTTCGAAATCGTGGTGATCAAAGTGACCGGCGATGTCATTCAGGATCGCCCGCTCAAGGATATCGGCGGCAAGGGTCTGTTTACGCGCGAAATCGAAGACGACCTGCTGGCCGGCAAGATCGACATTGCGGTCCACTCGATGAAAGACATGCCGACCGTCCAGCCGGGAGGCTTGTTGCTCGACACCTATCTCCCGCGCGAAGACCCCCGCGATGCCTTTGTTGCGCCGACGCTCTCTGCGCTGGATCAATTGGCCCAAGGCGCTGTGGTGGGCACCTCCAGCCTGCGCCGCCGCGCGCAGCTCTTGCACCAGCGCCCCGACCTGAGGGTCGTCGAATTCCGCGGCAACGTGCAAACCCGTCTGAAAAAGCTCGCCGATGGCGTGGCCGAATGCACCTTCCTTGCGGTGGCCGGCCTGAACCGGCTGGGCATGCAGCACGTCCCCGCCACCCCGATCAACGATACGCTGATGCTGCCCGCTGTCGCACAAGGGGCGATTGGCATCGAACGCCGCGCCGGTGATATCGACACCGAAGCCATGCTCGCCGCGATCCACGACACCCCCACCGGACAACGGCTCGCGGCGGAACGCGCCTTCCTGCTGACACTCGACGGGTCGTGCGAAACTCCGATTGCTGGGCTCGCGACGCTTGACGGTGATACGCTGCACCTGCGCGGCGAAGTGCTGCGTCCCGACGGATCAGAGGCGCTGAGCGGTGAACGCAGTGGCCCTATCTCCGAAGGTGGCCTGATGGGTGTCGATCTTGCCCAAGACCTATTGGCGCAAGCAGGCCCCGGATTCTTTGACTGGCACACCAAAAGGTAA
- the hemE gene encoding uroporphyrinogen decarboxylase, protein MPQTDTQSKTILRSLAGETLPVPPIWMMRQAGRYLPEYKATRAQAGDFLSLCYNPDLATEVTLQPIRRYGFDAAILFADILLVPQALGADLWFVTGEGPRLSTVTTQADFDKLRPVGDIHETLNPIYQTVRNLTAALPRETTLIGFAGAPWTVATYMIAGQGTKDQGPAHLLRTQDNALFEKLLDLITKATIEYMSAQIDAGAEVMKIFDSWAGSLPGDAFEKYAVAPAREITQELKKRHPGIPIIGFPREAGDKYIGFAKATGVDCVALDNSVSADWAAQHVQVDGCVQGNLASTHMVTGGQALVDDTRQIVKAFSKGPHIFNLGHGITPDADPDNVQRMIDTVREGE, encoded by the coding sequence ATGCCGCAGACCGATACGCAAAGCAAAACCATTCTGCGTTCATTGGCAGGAGAGACGTTGCCGGTGCCTCCGATCTGGATGATGCGGCAGGCGGGTCGCTATCTGCCAGAGTATAAGGCGACACGTGCACAGGCGGGGGATTTTCTGTCGCTGTGCTATAACCCTGATCTCGCGACCGAGGTGACGCTGCAGCCGATCCGGCGCTATGGCTTTGACGCGGCGATCCTGTTTGCGGATATTTTGCTTGTGCCACAGGCGCTTGGCGCGGATCTGTGGTTTGTCACTGGCGAAGGGCCGCGCCTGTCGACGGTCACCACGCAGGCGGATTTCGACAAGCTGCGGCCCGTCGGTGATATTCACGAGACGTTGAACCCTATCTATCAGACGGTGCGCAACCTTACCGCTGCGCTGCCGCGCGAGACGACGTTGATCGGCTTTGCCGGCGCGCCCTGGACCGTGGCGACCTATATGATTGCAGGGCAGGGGACCAAGGATCAGGGGCCGGCGCATCTGCTGCGCACGCAAGATAACGCGCTTTTTGAAAAGCTGCTGGACCTGATTACCAAGGCGACGATCGAATATATGTCTGCGCAAATTGACGCAGGGGCCGAAGTGATGAAGATTTTTGACAGCTGGGCTGGATCGTTGCCCGGCGATGCGTTCGAGAAATACGCGGTCGCGCCGGCGCGCGAGATCACGCAAGAACTGAAGAAGCGGCATCCCGGTATTCCGATCATCGGTTTCCCGCGCGAGGCGGGTGATAAATACATCGGGTTTGCCAAGGCAACGGGCGTGGATTGTGTGGCGCTGGATAACTCTGTCTCGGCGGATTGGGCGGCGCAGCATGTGCAGGTTGACGGATGTGTGCAGGGCAATCTTGCATCGACCCATATGGTCACGGGCGGGCAGGCGCTGGTGGACGATACGCGCCAGATCGTCAAAGCCTTTTCCAAGGGGCCGCATATCTTTAACCTTGGCCACGGGATCACGCCGGATGCCGATCCTGACAACGTGCAGCGCATGATCGATACGGTTCGCGAAGGCGAATAA
- a CDS encoding TRAP transporter small permease: protein MRQLIHFLARFTAVIGGLVLIALVLMTTASIIGRTVNKMLHSTFLQEQLTGLSQGLIDLGIGEINGNYEVLEAGVAFAIFSFLPVCQYYGAHASVDVFTSLLPRSANRWIIAFWEIVLAAVILLVIWRLYEGMQRYLGNGETTLFLQFPVWWAYAASFASGVIACVVAVYCAVIRVIEAARGTDILPSEQGAH from the coding sequence ATGCGTCAGCTGATACATTTTCTTGCCCGGTTCACCGCGGTGATCGGAGGGCTGGTGCTGATTGCGCTGGTGTTGATGACCACAGCGTCAATCATCGGGCGCACGGTCAACAAGATGCTGCACAGCACGTTCCTTCAAGAGCAGCTGACGGGCTTGTCCCAAGGGCTGATCGACCTTGGCATCGGTGAGATCAACGGAAACTACGAGGTATTGGAGGCTGGCGTCGCCTTTGCGATTTTCTCGTTCCTGCCGGTCTGCCAGTATTATGGGGCGCATGCCTCTGTGGATGTGTTCACCTCGCTTCTGCCGCGCAGTGCGAACCGTTGGATCATCGCCTTTTGGGAGATCGTGCTGGCGGCAGTAATCTTGCTGGTTATCTGGCGGCTGTACGAGGGGATGCAGCGCTATCTGGGCAATGGAGAGACGACCTTGTTCCTGCAGTTCCCCGTGTGGTGGGCCTATGCCGCGAGCTTTGCCTCGGGCGTGATTGCCTGTGTCGTGGCTGTCTATTGCGCCGTGATACGGGTGATCGAGGCAGCCCGCGGCACCGATATCCTGCCGAGCGAACAAGGGGCACACTGA
- a CDS encoding TRAP transporter substrate-binding protein: MMMRRALMGIAGAALAVGMSATGALAQEVTLRMHQFLPPQANVPKLILDVWADKVEAASDNRIKIERYPSMQLGGKPPELMDQAIDGVADIVWTVVGYTPGRYPTTEVFELPFMVTDARAASSAYWQMFEKHMKDAEFKDVHILGTWVHGPGLLHTNAEVRSPDDMQGLKIRGGSRLVNQLLEITGATPVGMPVPAIPEGLSKGVIDGTTIPWEVTPSLKVPELVTNHTEFDGAALYTLTFVLAMNKDRYDGLSDELKKVLDDNSGLEFSVFAGGTQADADGPARQVAIDLGNNVVELNEEETRVWRDASQPIYDSWIADMDSKGIDGQALIDEARELMDAYGK, translated from the coding sequence ATGATGATGAGAAGAGCCCTGATGGGGATCGCGGGTGCGGCCCTTGCCGTTGGCATGAGCGCGACCGGCGCACTGGCGCAAGAGGTCACGCTGCGGATGCACCAGTTCCTGCCGCCACAGGCCAATGTGCCGAAACTTATTCTGGATGTCTGGGCTGACAAGGTTGAAGCGGCCAGTGACAACCGGATCAAGATTGAACGCTACCCTTCAATGCAGCTTGGCGGTAAACCACCAGAGCTGATGGACCAAGCGATTGACGGCGTGGCCGATATCGTCTGGACCGTGGTGGGCTATACCCCGGGCCGCTATCCGACGACCGAAGTGTTTGAGCTGCCCTTTATGGTGACGGACGCCCGCGCGGCCAGCTCTGCCTATTGGCAGATGTTCGAAAAGCACATGAAAGACGCCGAGTTCAAGGATGTGCATATTCTGGGAACATGGGTCCACGGTCCCGGCCTGTTGCACACGAACGCCGAAGTCCGGTCGCCAGACGATATGCAGGGTCTCAAGATCCGCGGCGGGTCGCGTCTGGTGAATCAGCTGCTTGAGATCACGGGCGCGACACCTGTTGGTATGCCGGTTCCGGCGATTCCCGAAGGTCTGTCCAAGGGTGTGATCGACGGCACCACGATCCCGTGGGAAGTGACGCCATCGTTGAAAGTGCCCGAGCTGGTAACGAACCACACCGAATTTGACGGTGCCGCGCTTTATACGCTGACCTTTGTGCTGGCGATGAACAAGGACCGCTATGACGGGCTGTCGGACGAACTGAAAAAAGTTCTGGATGACAACTCGGGTCTGGAATTCTCTGTCTTTGCCGGTGGCACACAGGCGGATGCCGATGGGCCTGCGCGTCAGGTGGCTATAGATCTGGGCAACAACGTGGTCGAGCTGAACGAAGAAGAAACGCGCGTGTGGCGCGATGCGTCGCAGCCGATCTATGACAGCTGGATTGCCGATATGGACAGCAAGGGCATCGACGGCCAAGCGCTGATCGACGAAGCGCGTGAGCTGATGGACGCTTACGGTAAGTAA
- a CDS encoding fasciclin domain-containing protein, whose protein sequence is MTFAKKMMTATAALALTTGAAFADAHAMNPMVGGAEMSAEKNIIENAVNSADHTTLVAAVKAAGLVETLSGEGPFTVFAPTNAGFDRLDAGAVENLLKPENKDQLTEVLTCHVVGKAVMAEALQGMIKDDGGEHPVPTLGGCTLQASYADDGRMMLADENGNAAFVTIADVKQSNGVIHVIDGVMLPKQ, encoded by the coding sequence ATGACTTTCGCCAAGAAAATGATGACAGCAACCGCAGCGCTGGCCCTGACCACTGGTGCAGCTTTTGCGGATGCACACGCGATGAACCCGATGGTTGGTGGCGCCGAGATGTCTGCCGAAAAGAACATCATTGAAAACGCCGTGAACTCTGCTGACCACACCACATTGGTTGCCGCCGTAAAAGCAGCTGGTCTGGTCGAAACCCTGTCCGGCGAAGGCCCCTTTACCGTATTCGCCCCCACCAACGCCGGTTTCGACCGTCTTGACGCTGGTGCCGTAGAGAACCTGCTCAAGCCCGAAAACAAGGACCAACTGACCGAAGTCCTGACCTGCCACGTGGTCGGCAAAGCTGTAATGGCCGAAGCCCTGCAAGGCATGATCAAGGATGACGGCGGCGAGCACCCCGTTCCCACGCTGGGTGGCTGCACGCTGCAAGCATCCTATGCTGACGACGGCCGCATGATGCTGGCCGATGAAAACGGCAACGCGGCGTTTGTGACCATTGCCGACGTCAAACAGTCGAATGGCGTGATCCACGTGATCGATGGCGTGATGCTGCCAAAGCAATAA